In a genomic window of Pieris brassicae chromosome 7, ilPieBrab1.1, whole genome shotgun sequence:
- the LOC123712214 gene encoding leucine--tRNA ligase, cytoplasmic-like, whose protein sequence is MLEKKAGDIDIVAMKASNYLMEAAHSFRIYLKNHCAVRKPKKGEAPKPERKPNKAVIWVAKEYPKWQHIILSTLKELNGPSGLPDNKVLSTKLSAINDLKKYMKRVMPFVQATRDNLQKIGPEALSVALPFDEAQLLEDNKQYLLNTLGVSICRLNIYCFV, encoded by the exons ATG CTAGAAAAAAAAGCGGGTGACATTGATATAGTGGCAATGAAAGCCAGTAACTATTTAATGGAGGCCGCCCATTCTTTCCGTATCTACCTCAAGAATCACTGCGCAGTCCGAAagcctaaaaaaggcgaagcGCCCAAACCGGAGCGGAAGCCGAATAAGGCGGTGATATGGGTCGCTAAGGAGTACCCGAAGTGGCAACATATCATTTTGAGTACTCTCAAGGAGTTAAATGGG CCTTCAGGTCTCCCCGATAACAAAGTATTATCAACAAAACTTTCTGCTATAAacgatcttaaaaaatatatgaaaagagtGATGCCATTCGTTCAAGCCACAAGAGATAATCTACAAAAGATTGGTCCCGAAGCCCTCTCTGTTGCCTTGCCCTTTGATGAGGCCCAACTGCTTGaagataacaaacaatatctgCTGAATACTTTGGGTGTAAGTATTTGTAGGCTTAATATTTACTGCttcgtataa
- the LOC123712169 gene encoding leucine--tRNA ligase, cytoplasmic-like, translated as MLEKKAGDIDIVAMKASNYLMEAAHSFRIYLKNHCAVRKPKKGEAPKPERKPNKAVIWVAKEYPKWQHIILSILKELNGPSGLPDNKVLSTKLSAINDLKKYMKRVMPFVQATRDNLQKIGPEALSVALPFDEAQLLEDNKQYLLNTLGLDAIEVKHTYSPDTPEKTIEDCAPGSPHVNFIAVPGLTVTFTNPTPMSGLFTISVTLVDGDTVEKIKAKIAKEIKAIKDINALKLWRYLDPALGPRKIPVAGDHVTKCAELVNGDGIRVHVEASRIELVQNGTNIDVGLQFVYTYDK; from the exons ATG CTAGAAAAAAAAGCGGGTGACATTGATATAGTGGCAATGAAAGCCAGTAACTATTTAATGGAGGCCGCCCATTCTTTCCGTATCTACCTCAAGAATCACTGCGCAGTCCGAAagcctaaaaaaggcgaagcGCCCAAACCGGAGCGGAAGCCGAATAAGGCGGTGATATGGGTCGCTAAGGAGTACCCGAAGTGGCAACATATCATTTTGAGTATTCTCAAGGAGTTAAATGGG CCTTCAGGTCTCCCCGATAACAAAGTATTATCAACAAAACTTTCTGCTATAAacgatcttaaaaaatatatgaaaagagtGATGCCATTCGTTCAAGCCACAAGAGATAATCTACAAAAGATTGGTCCCGAAGCCCTCTCTGTTGCCTTGCCCTTTGATGAGGCCCAACTGCTTGaagataacaaacaatatctgCTGAATACTTTGGGT CTTGACGCAATCGAAGtcaaacatacatacagtcCTGATACTCCAGAAAAAACGATAGAAGACTGTGCGCCTGGTAGTCCACATGTCAACTTTATTGCGGTACCTGGACTTACAGTGACCTTCACCAACCCCACACCGATGAGTGGATTGTTTACCATTTCTGTGACCCTGGTAGATGGGGATACGGTTGAGAAGATTAAAGCCAAGATCGCTAAAGAGATTAAGGCTATTAaag aCATAAATGCTCTAAAGCTGTGGCGATATCTTGATCCGGCGTTAGGTCCTCGCAAGATTCCAGTAGCAGGCGATCACGTGACAAAATGCGCGGAACTCGTCAATGGCGATGGTATACGCGTACACGTGGAAGCGTCGCGTATAGAACTCGTTCAGAACGGAACGAATATTGACGTCGGCTTACAGTTTGTGTATACTTatgataagtga
- the LOC123712190 gene encoding leucine--tRNA ligase, cytoplasmic-like, with product MSGLFTISVTLVDADTVEKIKAKIAKEIKAIKDINALKLWRYLDPALGPRKIPVAGDHVTKCAELVNGDGIRVHVEASRIELVQNGTNIDVGLQFVYTYDK from the exons ATGAGTGGATTGTTTACCATTTCTGTGACCCTGGTAGATGCGGATACGGTTGAGAAGATTAAAGCCAAGATCGCTAAAGAGATTAAGGCTATTAAAG aCATAAATGCTCTAAAGCTGTGGCGATATCTTGATCCGGCGTTAGGTCCTCGCAAGATTCCAGTAGCAGGCGATCACGTGACAAAATGCGCGGAACTCGTCAATGGCGATGGTATACGCGTACACGTGGAAGCGTCGCGTATAGAACTCGTTCAGAACGGAACGAATATTGACGTCGGCTTACAGTTTGTGTATACTTatgataagtga
- the LOC123712215 gene encoding leucine--tRNA ligase, cytoplasmic-like, with protein sequence MLEKKAGDIDIVAMKASNYLMEAAHSFRIYLKNHCAVRKPKKGEAPKPERKPNKAVIWVAKEYPKWQHIILSTLKELNGPSGLPDNKVLSTKLSAINDLKKYMKRVMPFVQATRDNLQKIGPEALSVALPFDEAQLLEDNKQYLLNTLGVSICRLNIYCFV encoded by the exons ATG CTAGAAAAAAAAGCGGGTGACATTGATATAGTGGCAATGAAAGCCAGTAACTATTTAATGGAGGCCGCCCATTCTTTCCGTATCTACCTCAAGAATCACTGCGCAGTCCGAAagcctaaaaaaggcgaagcGCCCAAACCGGAGCGGAAGCCGAATAAGGCGGTGATATGGGTCGCTAAGGAGTACCCGAAGTGGCAACATATCATTTTGAGTACTCTCAAGGAGTTAAATGGG CCTTCAGGTCTCCCCGATAACAAAGTATTATCAACAAAACTTTCTGCTATAAacgatcttaaaaaatatatgaaaagagtGATGCCATTCGTTCAAGCCACAAGAGATAATCTACAAAAGATTGGTCCCGAAGCCCTCTCTGTTGCCTTGCCCTTTGATGAGGCCCAACTGCTTGaagataacaaacaatatctgCTAAATACTTTGGGTGTAAGTATTTGTAGGCTTAATATTTACTGCttcgtataa
- the LOC123712216 gene encoding leucine--tRNA ligase, cytoplasmic-like, whose product MLEKKAGDIDIVAMKASNYLMEAAHSFRIYLKNHCAVRKPKKGEAPKPERKPNKAVIWVAKEYPKWQHIILSTLKELNGPSGLPDNKVLSTKLSAINDLKKYMKRVMPFVQATRDNLEKIGPEALSVALPFDEAQLLEDNKQYLLNTLGVSICRLNIYCFV is encoded by the exons ATG CTAGAAAAAAAAGCGGGTGACATTGATATAGTGGCAATGAAAGCCAGTAACTATTTAATGGAGGCCGCCCATTCTTTCCGTATCTACCTCAAGAATCACTGCGCAGTCCGAAagcctaaaaaaggcgaagcGCCCAAACCGGAGCGGAAGCCGAATAAGGCGGTGATATGGGTCGCTAAGGAGTACCCGAAGTGGCAACATATCATTTTGAGTACTCTCAAGGAGTTAAATGGG CCTTCAGGTCTCCCCGATAACAAAGTATTATCAACAAAACTTTCTGCTATAAacgatcttaaaaaatatatgaaaagagtGATGCCATTCGTTCAAGCCACAAGAGATAATCTAGAAAAGATTGGTCCCGAAGCCCTCTCTGTTGCCTTGCCCTTTGATGAGGCCCAACTGCTTGaagataacaaacaatatctgCTGAATACTTTGGGTGTAAGTATTTGTAGGCTTAATATTTACTGCttcgtataa